A section of the Veillonella criceti genome encodes:
- a CDS encoding MFS transporter, translating into MPAWLRTDYICFFGAFLSALGMSQLAPLLPLYLHDMGVTATNEVAYWSGLAMGVTYLIVAFVSPFWGRLADRRGRKILLLRSSFGMMLCNLLICFVQTPEQLVLIRFVQGLVSGFFSASVTLVASETPENKTGWALSVLASANLAGSLLGPLIGGYLASTFGIRTSFFVIACFLGAAFLLIFFLVHETFEPQPDTVPHSFKELQNQLPHLHELFIIAASTFIYALSMMSLQPIITVYLDEIMPPHTPHLALIAGAVFAATGFAQMLSSSYMGKWIDRIGPRRILIGSLIYTAVMTIPQAYVTTSWQLGVLRFLTGLGLAGLLPSLNTYISTHSPKHLSGQVFSYNQTTQFLGYFMGSVGGALFMGQFGFTALFWGTGLLFLFNAIWVYTKLKA; encoded by the coding sequence ATGCCCGCCTGGTTACGCACGGACTATATTTGTTTCTTCGGTGCTTTTCTATCGGCCCTTGGCATGAGCCAATTAGCACCACTCTTACCACTTTATTTGCATGATATGGGCGTAACTGCCACCAACGAAGTCGCCTATTGGTCAGGCCTGGCTATGGGTGTGACCTATCTTATCGTAGCCTTTGTTTCCCCTTTTTGGGGGCGTCTCGCCGATCGACGGGGCCGTAAAATTTTATTATTGCGCTCTAGTTTTGGCATGATGCTATGTAATTTGTTAATCTGCTTTGTCCAAACACCAGAACAGCTTGTATTGATTCGATTTGTCCAAGGTCTCGTATCAGGCTTTTTCTCCGCGTCCGTTACACTCGTTGCTTCTGAAACGCCAGAAAACAAAACAGGCTGGGCGTTATCCGTTTTGGCGTCAGCTAACTTAGCTGGCTCACTCTTAGGGCCTCTGATTGGTGGTTATTTAGCCAGTACCTTCGGTATCCGCACTAGCTTTTTTGTCATTGCCTGTTTCTTAGGGGCGGCCTTTCTCCTCATTTTCTTTCTTGTTCACGAAACCTTTGAGCCACAACCTGATACGGTTCCTCATAGTTTCAAAGAATTACAGAATCAACTACCCCATCTCCATGAACTATTTATTATTGCTGCCTCTACCTTTATTTACGCTCTTTCTATGATGTCATTACAACCAATTATCACCGTATACTTAGATGAAATTATGCCTCCCCATACACCACACCTTGCGCTCATTGCCGGTGCTGTCTTTGCAGCTACGGGCTTTGCGCAAATGCTCAGCAGCTCCTATATGGGCAAATGGATTGACCGCATTGGTCCTCGTCGCATTCTTATTGGCTCACTGATTTATACAGCCGTCATGACCATTCCACAAGCCTATGTAACAACATCCTGGCAACTAGGCGTCTTACGATTTCTCACAGGACTAGGTCTTGCTGGTTTATTACCATCCCTAAATACCTATATTTCAACCCATTCACCTAAACATCTATCTGGGCAAGTCTTTTCCTATAACCAAACTACTCAATTTTTAGGTTATTTTATGGGATCTGTCGGCGGAGCCCTCTTTATGGGACAATTTGGTTTTACCGCCTTATTCTGGGGCACTGGTTTACTATTCTTATTTAACGCCATATGGGTATACACAAAATTAAAAGCCTAA
- a CDS encoding ABC transporter ATP-binding protein yields MKQITVSNLTYRVGDAQILNQLSLTIPANKFVGLMGPNGCGKSTLLKHLYRVIPVQQGEIYFDETPLGQIPLREAAKRIGVMGQFHSINFDFTVWQIVMMGRTPYKKGFDEDTEDDMTLAMEALRKVGMWDRAYRSFASLSGGEQQRVMLARVLCQEPEYLILDEPTNHLDITYQLELLEVIKGLGVGVIAALHDLNLASLFCDELFIMKQGQLVVQGTPREIVRETLIREVYEVASVVSYHEDGVPIVTYERQPLRHSGAFHSSEAVSQGASRAGDGV; encoded by the coding sequence ATGAAACAAATCACAGTGTCGAACCTAACTTATCGTGTTGGCGATGCGCAGATTTTAAATCAATTATCCCTTACGATTCCAGCCAATAAGTTCGTAGGTCTTATGGGGCCTAATGGTTGTGGTAAATCGACCTTGCTGAAACATTTATATCGAGTGATTCCTGTGCAACAGGGAGAAATTTATTTTGATGAAACGCCCTTAGGGCAGATCCCTCTACGAGAAGCGGCTAAGCGAATTGGTGTGATGGGGCAGTTTCACAGTATTAATTTTGATTTTACAGTGTGGCAAATTGTGATGATGGGGCGCACGCCATATAAGAAAGGCTTTGATGAGGATACTGAAGACGATATGACCTTAGCCATGGAAGCCCTTCGTAAAGTGGGCATGTGGGATAGAGCGTATCGGAGTTTTGCGTCCTTATCAGGAGGTGAACAACAGCGAGTTATGTTAGCGCGTGTTCTTTGCCAAGAGCCAGAATACTTGATTTTGGATGAACCAACTAACCATCTAGATATTACCTATCAGCTAGAGTTGTTGGAAGTCATAAAAGGGTTGGGTGTTGGTGTGATTGCGGCCCTTCATGATTTGAATTTGGCTTCTTTATTTTGTGATGAATTATTTATTATGAAACAAGGTCAGTTAGTAGTTCAAGGGACGCCACGTGAGATTGTGCGTGAAACGTTGATTCGCGAAGTATATGAAGTGGCGAGTGTAGTATCTTACCATGAAGATGGGGTTCCCATTGTTACTTATGAGAGACAGCCTTTGCGGCATAGTGGTGCATTTCACTCAAGTGAGGCAGTTAGCCAAGGGGCAAGCCGTGCAGGTGATGGTGTATGA
- a CDS encoding HAD family hydrolase: MTDKINSVNIDDQAAMFKAAEQRGKEASLPTTVGDLQLKKPIKLMVSDVDGTLVDIHKHVSDETVAAVKAAMVAGVTVAVASGRAWGEMGEVIHRIPEIHHYICSNGALVLEQHGGETTTVFHESFSNAEGLRLLDALTPFDVYIEAYSGKDIYGETEGMLEFASTLPPHLVPLMKESRVMVPNLRDHIVETGMDLEKIQLFYGTEAKKKAILDHFKADNRFVIIQSSEGNLEFVQPGISKGRAVAALAESLGYTADEVMTIGESNNDLTMLAYAGTSFAMMNGETTAKATAKFLAPTNDEDGVAQMIRLVLEATKAL; this comes from the coding sequence ATGACAGATAAAATAAATTCCGTAAATATAGATGATCAAGCCGCTATGTTTAAAGCGGCGGAGCAACGAGGCAAAGAAGCAAGTTTACCCACTACAGTAGGTGATTTACAATTAAAAAAGCCGATTAAGTTGATGGTATCCGATGTAGATGGCACCTTGGTAGATATACATAAGCATGTTAGTGATGAAACGGTGGCGGCTGTAAAGGCAGCTATGGTGGCTGGTGTGACAGTAGCTGTAGCAAGTGGCCGTGCGTGGGGTGAAATGGGCGAAGTGATTCACCGTATCCCTGAGATTCATCATTATATTTGCAGTAATGGCGCTCTTGTCTTAGAACAGCATGGCGGTGAAACGACAACCGTATTCCATGAGTCATTCAGTAATGCTGAGGGCTTACGATTATTGGATGCGTTAACTCCTTTTGATGTGTATATTGAAGCGTATAGTGGTAAAGATATTTACGGTGAAACGGAAGGCATGTTAGAATTTGCAAGCACGCTACCACCACATTTAGTACCACTTATGAAAGAAAGTCGCGTCATGGTTCCTAATTTACGAGACCATATTGTAGAAACGGGTATGGATTTAGAAAAGATTCAGTTATTTTATGGTACGGAAGCTAAGAAGAAGGCTATTTTAGATCATTTTAAAGCGGATAATCGATTTGTAATCATTCAATCTAGCGAAGGTAATCTAGAGTTTGTTCAACCAGGAATTAGTAAGGGCCGTGCGGTAGCTGCTTTAGCGGAGTCTTTGGGATATACTGCTGATGAAGTAATGACCATTGGGGAGAGTAATAATGATTTAACTATGCTTGCGTATGCTGGTACATCGTTTGCTATGATGAATGGTGAAACGACAGCTAAAGCGACGGCTAAATTTTTAGCACCTACTAATGATGAAGATGGTGTAGCTCAAATGATTCGGTTGGTTTTAGAAGCAACGAAGGCCTTATAA
- the ileS gene encoding isoleucine--tRNA ligase — MDYGKTLHLPATEFPMRGNLPKREPEYLKYWEENKIYEKRLELRKGNKPFVLHDGPPYANGKLHIGHALNKTLKDIIMKYKTMQGYYTPYIPGWDTHGLPIEHAVIKNTGLNRHEMSPLDLRAKCKDYALQCVEDQKKDFVRFGVLGRFEDPYLTLKPAFEVKQLGIFGEMAKRGHIYKGLKTVYWCTHCETALAEAEIEYKEKKSFSIYVKYAYVNELKRTLPADVDTKKAYAVIWTTTPWTLPASQAISVNPELEYSWVQVGDEYYLMATDLVANAFKDAQVAEYTVLNTFSGADLELATFKHPFIEREVPVFLGDHVTLEAGTGCVHTAPAHGEEDFGVYQTYKKAGKVDFEITSFVDPTGTYVSAVDNGRYGDTEEALAGKEIHDAEVPILKIVAHNGALLHKGSLRHQYAHCWRCKNPVIYRATEQWFSSVDGYRKEALDVIDNQVQWIPKWGHDRIYNMIADRGDWCVSRQRVWGVPIPVFYCKSCGDYVINDDTIKSVQAWVAKEGSDAWWNHTEKELLPDGFTCPHCGHDEFRKETDIMDVWFDSGSSWSGVLENEGLDVPCAMYLEGSDQHRGWFNSSLLTGVATTGKAPYNSVLTHGFVVDGEGRKMSKSVGNTVAPSDIIDVYGADVMRLWVSSADYQGDVRLSKDIVKQLSEVYRKIRNTFRFLLGNLDDFNPNTDKVSYDQLSEIDKWALLRLEEVRRKVTEAYENYEFHILYHTIHNFCTVDLSSFYLDVLKDTMYAEEATSVARRSAQTAMYEIVTTLVRMVAPVLSFTAEEVWQYMPKEDGMRESVMLEDWPIGNEAHYDAALAEKWSQVLALRGELTKALETARQDKVIGHSLDAAITVYADGAAYEMLAQVKDLAALLIVSEAYLVEGRNNAPAEAVATEEGHLSVVVKPSEFEKCERCWIHRDTVGQDAEHPTLCHRCADVLGK, encoded by the coding sequence ATGGATTACGGTAAAACATTACATTTGCCTGCTACAGAATTTCCAATGCGCGGCAACTTACCAAAACGAGAACCAGAATATTTAAAATATTGGGAAGAAAACAAAATTTATGAAAAACGCTTAGAGTTGCGCAAAGGGAACAAGCCATTTGTGTTACATGATGGCCCTCCGTATGCCAACGGCAAACTCCATATTGGTCATGCCCTCAATAAAACATTAAAAGATATTATTATGAAATATAAAACGATGCAGGGCTATTACACACCGTACATCCCTGGTTGGGATACACATGGTTTGCCAATTGAACATGCTGTTATCAAGAATACAGGCCTTAATCGTCATGAAATGAGTCCGCTAGATTTACGTGCTAAATGTAAAGATTACGCATTACAATGTGTAGAAGATCAAAAGAAAGACTTTGTTCGTTTTGGGGTACTTGGTCGTTTTGAAGATCCGTATTTGACGTTGAAACCTGCATTTGAAGTGAAACAGCTTGGTATCTTTGGTGAAATGGCGAAACGAGGCCATATTTACAAAGGTTTAAAAACAGTATATTGGTGTACTCATTGTGAAACGGCCTTGGCAGAAGCTGAAATCGAATATAAAGAAAAGAAATCCTTCTCCATTTATGTGAAGTACGCCTATGTAAATGAGTTAAAACGTACTTTGCCAGCTGATGTAGATACAAAGAAAGCGTATGCTGTTATTTGGACAACAACGCCTTGGACATTACCAGCATCACAAGCGATTTCTGTTAATCCAGAATTAGAATATTCTTGGGTACAAGTGGGTGATGAATACTATTTGATGGCCACTGATTTGGTAGCGAATGCGTTTAAAGATGCTCAAGTGGCTGAATATACAGTTCTTAATACCTTCTCTGGGGCTGATTTAGAATTGGCTACCTTTAAACATCCATTTATTGAACGTGAAGTGCCTGTATTCTTAGGTGATCATGTAACTTTGGAAGCTGGTACAGGTTGTGTTCATACGGCACCGGCTCATGGTGAAGAAGACTTTGGTGTATATCAGACATATAAAAAAGCAGGCAAAGTTGATTTTGAAATCACTTCTTTTGTGGATCCCACTGGTACGTATGTAAGTGCGGTCGATAATGGTCGCTATGGCGATACGGAAGAAGCTTTGGCTGGCAAAGAAATTCATGATGCAGAAGTGCCTATTTTAAAAATTGTAGCGCATAATGGTGCGTTACTTCATAAAGGTAGCTTGCGCCACCAATATGCACATTGCTGGCGTTGTAAAAATCCTGTTATCTACCGTGCTACAGAACAGTGGTTTTCTTCAGTAGATGGCTATCGTAAAGAAGCCCTCGACGTTATTGATAATCAAGTACAGTGGATTCCTAAATGGGGCCATGATCGTATCTATAATATGATTGCTGACCGTGGTGATTGGTGTGTATCTCGTCAACGTGTTTGGGGTGTGCCAATTCCTGTATTCTACTGTAAATCTTGTGGTGATTATGTTATCAATGATGATACCATTAAATCTGTGCAAGCATGGGTAGCTAAAGAAGGCTCTGATGCTTGGTGGAATCATACGGAAAAAGAATTATTGCCAGATGGTTTCACATGCCCTCATTGTGGTCATGATGAATTCCGTAAAGAAACAGATATTATGGACGTTTGGTTTGATAGTGGTTCTTCTTGGTCTGGCGTACTTGAAAATGAAGGACTTGATGTGCCATGTGCTATGTATCTTGAAGGGTCTGACCAACATCGTGGTTGGTTTAACTCATCCTTGTTAACTGGCGTAGCAACGACAGGTAAAGCCCCTTATAATTCAGTATTAACACATGGTTTCGTAGTAGATGGTGAAGGGCGTAAAATGTCTAAATCCGTAGGGAATACAGTGGCACCTTCCGATATCATTGATGTATATGGGGCTGACGTAATGCGCCTTTGGGTATCCTCTGCTGATTATCAAGGCGATGTACGTTTGTCTAAAGATATCGTAAAACAGTTATCTGAAGTCTATCGTAAGATTCGCAACACATTCCGTTTCTTGCTTGGTAATTTGGATGACTTCAATCCAAATACTGACAAAGTTTCCTATGATCAATTATCTGAAATTGATAAATGGGCGCTCCTTCGCTTAGAAGAAGTTCGTCGTAAAGTAACGGAAGCCTATGAAAACTATGAATTCCATATTTTATATCATACAATTCATAACTTCTGCACTGTTGATTTAAGTTCTTTCTACTTAGATGTATTGAAAGATACGATGTATGCAGAAGAAGCAACTTCTGTAGCACGTCGTAGTGCGCAGACCGCTATGTATGAAATTGTAACTACCTTAGTTCGCATGGTAGCACCAGTGCTTTCCTTTACAGCTGAAGAAGTATGGCAATATATGCCTAAAGAAGACGGTATGCGTGAAAGTGTAATGCTTGAAGATTGGCCTATCGGTAATGAAGCACATTATGATGCTGCCTTAGCTGAAAAATGGAGTCAAGTGTTAGCTCTTCGTGGTGAATTAACTAAAGCGCTTGAAACAGCTCGTCAAGATAAAGTTATCGGCCATTCGTTAGATGCTGCTATCACTGTTTATGCTGATGGCGCTGCTTATGAAATGTTAGCACAAGTGAAAGACTTGGCAGCCCTTCTTATTGTGAGTGAAGCGTACCTTGTAGAAGGTCGTAATAATGCACCGGCTGAAGCTGTGGCGACAGAAGAAGGTCACTTGAGTGTAGTTGTAAAACCAAGTGAATTTGAAAAATGTGAACGCTGCTGGATTCATCGTGATACAGTCGGTCAAGATGCTGAACATCCTACCTTATGTCATCGTTGTGCCGATGTGTTAGGTAAATAA
- a CDS encoding FecCD family ABC transporter permease — MNDVEIITRQQHLQELQTATKHRSEIWGSWAVPVLTALLVCAIIAAIALGSVTISAGHVLTILSGKVMNMPIPETVSPAMIDIVWDIRIPRVLLAALVGAGLALSGAVMQAAVQNPLAEPFILGIASGASVGAVMAILLGFLLGAANVGVPVWAFGGAIIATLAVMALAGMGRRISTVKLVLAGAVVSALCTALSNFIIYMAGDAEGMQSAAFWTMGSLADAKWSMLFWPSIVVGGMTVYFLSQVRALDALLLGEEMATTLGINATRKRYIYMACMALLTGVLVSQCGIIGFVGLVIPHMSRALVGVGHKRLLPVVALGGAIFLVLADLLSRVLLPAGDLPIGILTALMGAPLFMKLLFGSSRNFGG, encoded by the coding sequence ATGAATGATGTGGAAATCATAACTCGTCAACAACACCTGCAAGAGTTACAGACCGCTACGAAGCACCGTTCTGAAATATGGGGCAGTTGGGCCGTACCGGTTCTGACTGCCCTTTTAGTATGCGCAATTATAGCAGCCATCGCATTAGGGAGTGTAACTATATCGGCAGGCCATGTGTTGACGATACTTAGTGGAAAAGTAATGAATATGCCAATTCCTGAAACCGTGAGTCCGGCGATGATTGATATTGTATGGGATATTCGTATACCGCGTGTCCTATTAGCCGCATTAGTCGGTGCAGGCCTTGCCTTATCAGGCGCTGTTATGCAAGCGGCTGTACAAAACCCGTTGGCGGAACCTTTTATTTTGGGGATTGCTTCAGGCGCTTCAGTGGGTGCAGTTATGGCCATTTTACTAGGGTTTTTATTAGGGGCTGCTAATGTGGGCGTCCCTGTTTGGGCCTTTGGTGGTGCTATCATAGCCACGCTAGCTGTAATGGCGCTGGCTGGTATGGGGCGCCGTATTTCTACCGTAAAATTAGTGTTAGCAGGGGCCGTAGTAAGCGCATTATGTACAGCATTATCTAATTTTATTATTTATATGGCCGGTGATGCAGAAGGCATGCAAAGTGCGGCATTTTGGACAATGGGGTCCTTAGCTGATGCTAAGTGGTCAATGTTATTTTGGCCGTCTATTGTCGTAGGTGGCATGACCGTTTATTTTTTATCGCAAGTAAGGGCATTGGATGCGCTCTTGTTAGGTGAAGAGATGGCGACGACTTTAGGCATTAATGCCACTCGTAAACGGTACATTTATATGGCTTGTATGGCCTTACTTACGGGTGTACTTGTTTCACAATGTGGCATTATTGGCTTTGTAGGACTTGTCATTCCTCATATGTCACGGGCTTTGGTTGGCGTTGGGCATAAACGTTTATTGCCCGTAGTAGCATTAGGTGGCGCTATATTTTTAGTATTAGCTGATTTGTTATCCCGTGTGTTATTGCCAGCTGGTGATTTGCCTATTGGTATTTTGACGGCCCTCATGGGAGCGCCTCTTTTTATGAAGCTTCTTTTTGGTTCAAGTCGTAATTTCGGTGGTTAG
- a CDS encoding ArsR/SmtB family transcription factor, translated as MNDKQLLDIFKVLSNESRLKILQWLKEPTKHFPPQGLHVLEDDSFKGGVCVGSIQDKLGISQSAVSHYLDLMQRAGLLESARYGKWTYYRRNNATIEAFAAYVGTEL; from the coding sequence ATGAATGATAAACAATTACTTGATATTTTTAAAGTCTTATCTAATGAAAGTCGCTTAAAAATCTTGCAATGGCTCAAAGAACCAACGAAACATTTTCCACCCCAAGGACTTCACGTTCTTGAGGACGACTCATTTAAAGGAGGAGTCTGTGTGGGGAGTATTCAAGATAAGTTAGGCATTTCACAATCCGCAGTATCACATTATTTAGATTTGATGCAGCGAGCAGGATTATTGGAGTCGGCTCGTTATGGTAAATGGACGTATTATCGTCGTAATAATGCAACGATAGAGGCATTCGCGGCGTATGTTGGAACAGAATTATAA
- a CDS encoding 4Fe-4S binding protein — protein sequence MGIVTFVIDGKRCVKCGACAMDCPEQIICEQPQQFFIGEGCIGCGDCYEICPVGAIKKQLVDDK from the coding sequence ATGGGCATAGTAACATTTGTTATTGATGGCAAGCGCTGCGTAAAATGTGGCGCTTGTGCTATGGACTGTCCCGAGCAAATTATTTGTGAACAACCACAGCAATTTTTTATCGGTGAAGGCTGTATTGGCTGTGGTGATTGTTACGAGATTTGTCCTGTCGGGGCTATTAAAAAGCAACTAGTAGATGATAAATAA